One Acetobacterium sp. KB-1 DNA segment encodes these proteins:
- a CDS encoding metallophosphoesterase, which translates to MKTTKYFSLACLKIANSILGAYTAISDGVKEMTIESNVLMSDEIDNPPVNDKIQTILLKFSDELDPSTIADAVKLYRIDSTGNPVEEICAVKIDLNDPQTIRINNKDITRFAQGEEYQLVIKSTLGSKTKASLGCDYVGYFVTNIDFDLSGNPELNEERTQIIIASDFHLGVDSAFAELEKNKQALVDFLGQVKNSPNVKELVIGGDLLDEWFLPMDYQMPDSKAAFFDQVAANNQAIVDGFNAIIKAGEIKVTYVPGNHDLLLTEADVARIFPGISQARAELQGLGTYVTGSNSEIVIEHGHKYNFFCTPDPLSNRAITNDNTTILPPGYFFTRIATTCVVEGHPQSDNVFPEMIPNKEDPSQFNAYLYYETWKAILSVLPVKESFEDKVLKTNIDGFTENYSINDCIPQQDKETGVISGVLYHNIQDTWEERQTINGIKAKIPVRDAITQAAVPAFTDFQAQTQFFDLDSSKRIVVFGHTHVADVIPMTNRDHQKNIYANSGTWIDNAQGYPTRTFVVITPPKGSSAIETVNLYQYSPDQTISQWTEAQAIRI; encoded by the coding sequence ATGAAAACCACAAAGTATTTCAGCCTGGCGTGTTTAAAGATCGCCAATTCTATTTTGGGCGCCTACACAGCAATTTCGGATGGTGTAAAAGAGATGACCATCGAGTCCAATGTGTTAATGTCAGACGAGATAGATAACCCACCGGTAAATGACAAGATTCAAACCATTTTGCTTAAATTTAGCGATGAACTGGATCCATCTACCATCGCTGATGCGGTGAAGCTGTATCGCATCGATAGCACCGGAAATCCGGTGGAAGAAATCTGTGCGGTAAAAATCGATCTCAATGATCCCCAAACCATCCGAATTAATAATAAAGATATTACCCGTTTTGCCCAGGGGGAAGAGTATCAGCTGGTGATAAAAAGCACCCTGGGTTCTAAGACCAAAGCATCGCTGGGGTGCGATTATGTCGGCTATTTCGTCACCAATATTGATTTTGATTTATCCGGCAACCCGGAGTTAAACGAAGAACGAACCCAAATTATTATTGCCAGCGATTTTCATCTGGGTGTTGATTCAGCCTTTGCCGAGCTGGAAAAAAATAAACAGGCGCTGGTGGATTTCTTGGGCCAGGTCAAAAATTCGCCTAATGTCAAAGAACTGGTCATCGGCGGCGACTTACTGGACGAATGGTTTTTACCGATGGATTATCAGATGCCGGATTCCAAAGCAGCTTTCTTTGATCAGGTGGCGGCCAACAACCAGGCCATCGTTGACGGCTTTAATGCCATTATCAAAGCCGGCGAAATCAAGGTGACCTATGTTCCTGGGAACCATGATTTATTGCTGACTGAGGCCGATGTGGCTCGAATCTTTCCGGGCATCAGTCAGGCCCGAGCAGAACTCCAGGGTCTAGGTACCTACGTTACCGGTTCCAATTCAGAAATTGTTATTGAGCATGGCCACAAGTACAATTTTTTCTGTACCCCTGACCCGCTTTCAAACCGAGCGATCACAAACGATAATACCACTATTTTGCCGCCGGGTTATTTCTTTACCCGTATTGCCACCACCTGTGTAGTTGAGGGCCATCCCCAGTCAGACAATGTCTTCCCGGAAATGATTCCCAACAAAGAAGACCCCAGTCAATTTAATGCCTATTTGTACTATGAAACCTGGAAAGCGATTTTATCGGTGTTGCCAGTCAAAGAAAGCTTTGAGGACAAGGTGTTAAAAACTAATATTGATGGATTTACAGAAAATTATTCCATTAATGACTGTATTCCTCAACAAGATAAAGAAACAGGAGTGATTAGCGGCGTGCTTTATCACAACATTCAGGATACCTGGGAGGAGCGTCAGACCATCAATGGAATAAAGGCAAAAATCCCTGTCAGAGATGCGATTACCCAGGCAGCAGTCCCTGCCTTTACCGATTTTCAGGCTCAAACTCAGTTTTTTGATTTAGACTCGTCTAAACGGATTGTGGTGTTCGGCCATACCCATGTGGCCGATGTTATCCCCATGACCAACCGCGACCATCAAAAAAACATTTATGCCAACAGCGGCACCTGGATTGATAATGCTCAGGGTTACCCGACTCGGACCTTTGTGGTGATTACACCGCCCAAAGGCAGTTCAGCCATTGAAACCGTCAATCTGTATCAGTATTCGCCGGATCAGACCATTTCCCAATGGACCGAGGCGCAGGCAATCCGAATTTAA
- a CDS encoding RimK family alpha-L-glutamate ligase: MLGWLLVNHETLAEPSIQTIIALIEKMGVNIRTVDVSEVQVMCEPGDSLHCFIGGEAVEVPDFSLSAFFGGNNYHSKAVVKMLESLNVLCVNSSESLNNTADKLLTFQKLGAAEQGFLFPKTVLMTPKTKPSFIASELGLPCVVKVMHGSKGKGVVLIKTEKELENILDLYAAMNFDDHILIQECIAASKGRDMRIMLSGGKFSTAYIRDNGDNFKSNLSQGGDLQFITPPAEVINIAERAAAVLDIYFGSIDFLFGENDTYYICEANSMTGLTYSKDALSNTKSNPLLLTLKNIMAEAQKRKQK; this comes from the coding sequence ATGCTAGGTTGGTTATTGGTTAATCATGAAACGCTGGCGGAACCGTCGATCCAGACGATTATTGCGCTGATTGAAAAGATGGGGGTCAATATCAGAACCGTGGATGTCAGTGAGGTTCAGGTGATGTGCGAACCGGGCGACAGTCTGCATTGTTTCATCGGCGGCGAAGCGGTAGAGGTGCCGGACTTTTCGCTGTCAGCCTTTTTCGGCGGCAATAACTATCATAGCAAGGCTGTTGTCAAAATGCTGGAATCCCTTAATGTACTTTGTGTCAATAGCTCTGAAAGTCTGAACAATACCGCTGACAAGCTGTTAACCTTTCAAAAACTGGGCGCCGCTGAGCAGGGCTTTTTATTCCCTAAAACGGTGCTGATGACCCCGAAAACAAAGCCGTCCTTTATTGCCAGTGAGCTGGGATTACCCTGTGTGGTTAAGGTGATGCACGGCAGCAAGGGCAAAGGCGTGGTTCTGATTAAGACCGAAAAAGAACTGGAAAACATTCTGGATCTTTATGCGGCCATGAATTTTGATGATCACATCCTGATTCAGGAGTGTATCGCCGCCTCAAAAGGGCGGGATATGCGGATTATGCTAAGCGGTGGAAAATTCTCAACCGCCTATATCCGCGACAATGGCGACAACTTTAAATCCAACCTTTCTCAGGGCGGTGATCTGCAATTTATTACCCCACCGGCTGAGGTGATTAACATCGCAGAACGAGCTGCCGCTGTGCTGGATATCTACTTTGGCAGTATCGATTTTCTCTTTGGTGAAAACGACACTTATTACATCTGTGAAGCCAACTCGATGACCGGGCTGACCTACTCTAAGGATGCCCTCAGTAATACCAAGAGCAATCCTTTATTGCTGACGCTTAAGAATATTATGGCAGAAGCGCAGAAGCGCAAGCAAAAATGA
- a CDS encoding DNA-deoxyinosine glycosylase: MPITHTFEPVYDKKSKILILGTFPSVKSRARDFYYQHPQNRFWKVISALVGWSTPDTIEDQKTLLLENQIAVWDVIYSCDIIGSSDSSIKNVVPNDMGLLLNKTDIKTIFANGGKAYELYNRYCFEATKKAIVKLPSTSPANASYSLEKLVDCWGEALNL, encoded by the coding sequence ATGCCAATAACCCATACTTTTGAACCAGTCTATGATAAAAAATCAAAAATCCTGATCCTTGGGACATTTCCGTCGGTAAAGTCCCGAGCAAGGGATTTTTACTACCAGCACCCCCAAAATAGATTCTGGAAAGTGATCAGTGCTCTGGTGGGCTGGTCAACCCCTGACACCATTGAAGATCAAAAGACCCTGCTGCTAGAAAACCAAATTGCTGTCTGGGATGTGATTTATTCCTGCGATATCATTGGCTCAAGTGACAGCTCCATTAAAAATGTGGTGCCCAATGATATGGGGTTACTATTAAATAAGACTGACATCAAAACTATTTTTGCCAACGGCGGCAAAGCTTATGAATTATACAACCGATACTGTTTTGAGGCGACTAAGAAGGCTATTGTCAAGCTACCATCCACCAGTCCCGCCAATGCCAGCTATTCTTTGGAAAAACTGGTGGATTGCTGGGGTGAAGCATTGAACTTATAA
- a CDS encoding RimK family alpha-L-glutamate ligase: protein MKGWLLRNPGKMEDPSIVKIMKVVEELHVDLTVVDPLQIHVVCDHDFDGKLYVGDEIMAVPDYVVAAFFTEKNYHTSAALRMLESLGVLCINSYDAIKNVDDKLLTFQLVAESIEAVCFPKTLLVTEYTEASFVSKLFDYPVVMKVMHGSKGKGVVLVNNEKELDNLISMSTASEIGDEIIIQECIKASSGRDLRMILANGKFVKSFIRQNEQSFRSNLAKGGHIVEYTPPAAVIEAAERVAQLLKINMGSVDFLFGENDTFYLCEANAMPGVAFDIKVMFADLMKQVKNRPEPLWKKRLREGEKTC, encoded by the coding sequence ATGAAAGGTTGGTTATTAAGAAATCCCGGAAAAATGGAAGATCCTTCAATTGTGAAAATTATGAAGGTGGTGGAAGAGTTACATGTTGACCTAACGGTGGTTGATCCGCTACAGATCCATGTGGTCTGTGACCATGACTTTGACGGAAAACTTTATGTCGGGGACGAAATCATGGCGGTACCGGATTATGTGGTGGCAGCCTTCTTTACTGAAAAAAACTACCATACCTCGGCAGCATTGCGAATGCTGGAATCATTGGGCGTACTCTGCATCAATTCGTATGATGCGATCAAAAATGTCGATGATAAGCTGCTGACCTTTCAGTTGGTGGCCGAGTCCATTGAAGCGGTTTGTTTTCCTAAAACCCTGCTGGTTACGGAATATACTGAAGCATCCTTTGTCAGTAAACTGTTTGATTATCCCGTGGTGATGAAGGTCATGCATGGCAGTAAGGGCAAAGGGGTGGTGCTGGTTAACAATGAAAAAGAACTGGATAACCTGATCAGTATGAGTACCGCCAGCGAAATCGGCGATGAAATTATTATTCAGGAGTGTATCAAAGCCTCCTCCGGTCGCGATCTACGGATGATTTTGGCCAACGGTAAGTTTGTCAAATCATTTATCCGTCAGAATGAACAGAGCTTTCGTTCCAATCTCGCCAAGGGCGGTCATATCGTCGAATATACTCCACCGGCTGCGGTGATTGAGGCCGCTGAAAGGGTTGCCCAGCTGCTTAAAATCAATATGGGCAGCGTCGATTTTCTCTTTGGCGAAAATGATACCTTCTATTTATGTGAAGCCAATGCCATGCCGGGAGTGGCCTTTGACATCAAAGTGATGTTTGCGGATTTAATGAAGCAGGTAAAAAACAGACCGGAACCGCTCTGGAAAAAACGCTTGCGAGAAGGTGAAAAAACATGCTAG